One segment of Drosophila mauritiana strain mau12 chromosome 3R, ASM438214v1, whole genome shotgun sequence DNA contains the following:
- the LOC117143610 gene encoding chromobox protein homolog 1, whose product MVKNEPNFVVERIMDKRITSEGKVEYFIKWRGYTSADNTWEPEENCDCPNLIQKFEESRAKSKKRGEKKPKCEEIQKLRGYERGLELAEIVGATDVTGDIKYLVRWQFCDEFDLVPSAQIVEKDPKMLIEYFQKMAPYSRHIAMRMKGVPEELRLAASRTSYPHTSSAPVEVPPEVDQAAELAGHLGGMAPQVDQVPQHHAPMDLADDTDDLAGVSYSIPVPGVGDIAIDVPMTENQ is encoded by the coding sequence ATGGTCAAAAACGAGCCCAACTTCGTGGTGGAGCGCATCATGGACAAGCGCATCACCAGCGAAGGCAAGGTGGAGTACTTCATCAAGTGGCGTGGCTACACGTCGGCGGACAACACCTGGGAGCCCGAGGAGAACTGCGATTGCCCGAATCTCATCCAGAAATTCGAGGAGTCGCGCGCCAAGTCCAAGAAGCGCGGCGAGAAGAAACCCAAGTGCGAGGAGATCCAGAAGCTGCGCGGCTACGAGCGCGGCCTGGAGCTGGCCGAGATCGTGGGCGCCACGGATGTGACGGGCGACATCAAGTATCTGGTGCGCTGGCAGTTCTGCGACGAGTTCGACTTGGTGCCATCGGCACAGATCGTGGAGAAGGATCCGAAAATGCTGATTGAATATTTCCAGAAGATGGCGCCTTACTCCCGTCACATTGCAATGCGAATGAAGGGCGTGCCGGAGGAGCTGCGTTTGGCGGCCTCGCGCACCAGTTATCCGCACACTAGCAGTGCGCCCGTCGAAGTGCCGCCGGAGGTGGATCAGGCCGCTGAGTTGGCTGGACATCTCGGTGGAATGGCGCCGCAGGTGGACCAGGTGCCGCAGCACCATGCGCCCATGGATCTAGCCGACGATACCGACGATTTGGCAGGCGTTTCGTACTCGATTCCAGTGCCCGGCGTTGGCGACATTGCCATCGATGTGCCCATGACGGAAAATCAATAA
- the LOC117143607 gene encoding mitochondrial ribosome-associated GTPase 1 has translation MAAQLNPFRNAFRLPSKQRINWFPGHMTKGMRQIQQKLRNVDCIVEIHDARIPLAGRNSQFFDTITGSGVKPHILVLNKVDLLGAKQQKGVLQQLRRQQPELQHILFTNCKDQRNNGVLDILPLATRLVSESSRFNRTQAAEHNLMIIGVPNVGKSSVINVLRNVHLKKKSAARVGAEAGITRSVGERIKIQENPPVYMIDTPGILQPSIKDDEMGMKLALVGCLPDHIVGEDLIADYLLYWLNTHRKYDYVEMLKLSSGPSDDISAVLAEYAHREELFHKVKQYDGRVEVMTNLLAAARKFIHFFRSGQLGHINLDEPSGFR, from the exons ATGGCAGCGCAGCTGAATCCATTCCGCAATGCCTTCCGGCTGCCGTCCAAGCAGCGCATCAACTGGTTTCCCGGCCACATGACCAAGGGTATGCGACAAATCCAGCAAAAACTACGAAATGTGGACTGCATAGTCGAGATTCACGATGCACGCATCCCATTGGCGGGCAGAAACTCCCAGTTCTTTGACACAATCACCG GAAGTGGTGTTAAACCGCATATTCTGGTGCTGAACAAAGTCGATCTGCTGGGCGCCAAACAGCAGAAGGGCGTGCTCCAGCAGCTGAGGAGGCAGCAGCCCGAACTGCAGCACATCCTGTTCACCAACTGCAAGGATCAGCGCAACAACGGCGTGCTGGACATCTTGCCCCTGGCCACGCGCCTCGTGAGCGAGAGCAGTCGCTTCAATCGCACCCAAGCTGCCGAGCACAATCTGATGATCATCGGCGTGCCCAATGTGGGCAAGAGTTCCGTGATCAATGTGCTGCGGAATGTGCATCTCAAGAAGAAGAGCGCCGCACGCGTGGGCGCCGAAGCGGGTATAACTCGATCCGTCGGCGAACGCATCAAAATCCAAGAGAATCCGCCTGTTTACATGATCGACACACCCGGTATCCTCCAGCCCTCCATTAAGGATGATGAAATGGGCATGAAGCTGGCCCTGGTGGGCTGCCTTCCCGATCACATCGTGGGCGAGGATCTGATAGCCGACTACCTGCTGTACTGGCTGAATACCCACCGCAAATACGACTACGTGGAGATGCTGAAGCTCAGCTCCGGACCCAGTGACGACATCAGCGCCGTGCTGGCGGAGTACGCTCATCGGGAGGAGCTGTTCCACAAGGTCAAGCAGTACGACGGACGCGTGGAGGTGATGACAAATTTATTGGCGGCCGCGCGAAAGTTCATTCACTTCTTTCGCTCCGGCCAGTTGGGTCACATAAATCTGGACGAACCCAGTGGTTTCAGATAG
- the LOC117144669 gene encoding O-glucosyltransferase rumi encodes MTRPRICFLVGALILSCTCVSCSKDKCAAIEHKPNSNTSYDFVPYILHALAVHRPCELGDPKCLCYVATIQKNLEPYVDKGITPEMMTQSKRLGTFYQIIRGRIYRQQKCLHPKRCADVEDLLLDMASGVPDLEFVLNVRDWPQVHFLSGLSGPVLSYSITDRHLDIMYPAWSFWTGPILQHYPHGVGRWDWMRKHLVARASELPWNAKRAIGFFRGSRSSPERDNLVRLSQMRPDLVDAQYTLPATDADPVEKMPLVEHCQYKYLFNFRGVAASFRLRHILLCRSLVLHVGDQWQEFFYSQLKPWVHYVPVASDADVEELAELILYLREHDDLAEEIAERGQQFVWLHLRMEDVQCYWSKMLQEYAKLLTYKVQREPGLLKVSNKKAVQLYRGQETQYFQS; translated from the exons atgacCCGGCCAAGGATATGTTTTTTAGTTGGAGCCCTAATCCTCTCCTGCACTTGCGTTTCGTGCTCCAAGGACAAATGCGCTGCCATCGAACACAAACCGAACTCAAATA CCAGCTACGACTTTGTGCCTTACATCCTGCACGCCCTGGCGGTCCATCGACCTTGCGAACTTGGTGATCCGAAATGCCTCTGCTATGTGGCGACCATTCAAAAGAATTTGGAACCGTATGTGGACAAGGGGATTACACCTGAGATGATGACGCAATCCAAACGGTTGGGCACTTTTTACCAGATTATCCGTGGACGCATCTATCGCCAGCAGAAGTGCCTGCATCCCAAGCGGTGTGCCGACGTGGAGGATCTGCTCTTGGACATGGCCAGTGGTGTGCCAGACCTGGAATTCGTTCTCAATGTGCGCGACTGGCCGCAGGTGCACTTTCTGTCCGGCCTAAGTGGTCCGGTCTTATCCTACTCCATCACGGATCGCCATTTGGACATCATGTACCCAGCGTGGTCGTTTTGGACGGGTCCCATCCTGCAGCACTATCCCCACGGTGTAGGTCGCTGGGACTGGATGCGCAAACATTTGGTGGCCAGGGCGTCGGAGTTGCCGTGGAATGCCAAGCGCGCTATTGGTTTCTTTAGGGGCTCACGATCCTCGCCAGAACGCGATAATCTAGTCAGGCTCTCCCAAATGCGGCCAGACCTGGTTGATGCCCAGTACACGCTGCCAGCGACGGACGCCGATCCCGTCGAGAAGATGCCTTTGGTCGAGCACTGCCAATACAAGTATCTGTTCAATTTCCGCGGTGTGGCCGCCAGTTTCCGGCTGCGGCACATACTACTCTGCCGCTCGCTGGTGCTCCACGTGGGCGACCAGTGGCAGGAGTTCTTCTACAGCCAACTGAAGCCCTGGGTGCACTACGTTCCGGTGGCCAGCGACGCTGACGTGGAGGAGCTGGCCGAGTTGATTCTATATCTGCGCGAGCACGACGATCTGGCGGAGGAGATTGCGGAACGGGGACAGCAGTTCGTTTGGCTCCACCTCCGAATGGAGGATGTGCAGTGCTATTGGAGTAAGATGCTCCAGGAATACGCAAAGTTGCTCACTTATAAAGTGCAACGGGAACCGGGACTTCTGAAGGTATCCAACAAGAAAGCGGTGCAGCTGTATCGCGGACAAGAAACGCAGTATTTTCAATCTTAG
- the LOC117144668 gene encoding O-glucosyltransferase rumi, producing MLINHILFGLLISLVGTGGAEDDGLCSADRKSCAQSEPEQINEDEFSFKIRRQIEKANADYKPCSSDPQDSDCSCHADVLKRDLAPYKSTGVTRQMIESSARYGTKYKIYGHRLYRDANCMFPARCEGIEHFLLPLVATLPDMDLVINTRDYPQLNAAWGNAAGGPVFSFSKTKEYRDIMYPAWTFWAGGPATKLHPRGIGRWDQMREKLEKRAAAIPWSQKRSLGFFRGSRTSDERDSLILLSRRNPELVEAQYTKNQGWKSPKDTLDAPAADEVSFEDHCKYKYLFNFRGVAASFRLKHLFLCKSLVFHVGDEWQEFFYDQLKPWVHYVPLKSYPSQQEYEHILSFFKKNDALAQEIAQRGYDFIWEHLRMKDIKCYWRKLLKRYVKLLQYEVKPEDQLIYIGPKKDEL from the exons ATGCTAATAAACCATATTTTATTCGGATTATTAATTAGTTTGGTAGGAACAGGAGGTGCAGAAGATGACGGACTTTGCAGTGCCGATCGAAAATCCTGTGCACAAAGTGAACCCGAGCAAATAAACGAGGATGAAT TTAGCTTCAAGATACGTCGCCAGATCGAGAAAGCTAACGCCGACTACAAGCCGTGCAGCAGTGATCCCCAGGACAGCGACTGCTCCTGCCACGCGGATGTTCTGAAGCGGGATCTCGCGCCCTACAAGTCAACAGGTGTCACCCGGCAGATGATCGAGAGTTCGGCGCGGTACGGCACCAAATACAAGATCTACGGACATCGCCTGTACCGGGATGCCAACTGCATGTTCCCAGCCCGCTGCGAGGGCATTGAGCACTTCCTGCTGCCGCTGGTGGCGACGCTGCCCGACATGGACTTGGTCATCAATACCAGGGACTATCCGCAGCTGAATGCGGCGTGGGGCAACGCTGCTGGTGGTCCCGTCTTCTCCTTCTCCAAGACAAAGGAGTACCGCGACATCATGTACCCAGCGTGGACATTCTGGGCCGGAGGACCGGCCACCAAGCTGCATCCTCGTGGCATTGGACGCTGGGATCAGATGCGCGAGAAGCTGGAGAAGCGTGCGGCAGCTATTCCCTGGTCACAGAAACGCAGTCTGGGCTTCTTTCGCGGTTCACGCACCTCGGACGAACGTGATTCTCTGATTCTGCTCTCGCGCCGCAATCCGGAGCTAGTCGAAGCTCAATACACCAAAAATCAGGGCTGGAAGTCGCCCAAGGATACACTGGACGCCCCGGCCGCTGATGAGGTCTCCTTCGAGGACCACTGCAAGTACAAGTACTTGTTCAATTTCCGCGGTGTGGCCGCCAGTTTTCGTCTGAAGCACTTGTTCCTCTGCAAGTCGCTGGTCTTCCATGTGGGCGACGAGTGGCAGGAGTTCTTCTACGACCAACTGAAGCCCTGGGTGCACTATGTGCCGCTCAAGAGCTACCCCAGTCAGCAGGAGTATGAGCACATCTTGTCATTCTTCAAGAAAAACGATGCGCTGGCCCAGGAGATCGCCCAGCGTGGATACGACTTCATCTGGGAGCATCTGCGCATGAAGGACATCAAGTGCTACTGGCGCAAGCTGCTCAAGCGATATGTGAAGCTGCTGCAATACGAGGTTAAGCCGGAGGATCAACTAATTTACATAGGGCCCAAAAAGGATGAGCTGTAG
- the LOC117144548 gene encoding endothelin-converting enzyme homolog produces MRATRSAWLGFLLELLLLFEIQLCDVTEARQNHMNRMQMSGNFPDSREEQLVRQKIATDVQKYMNLSVDPCTDFFEYACGQWGRYHKRQLRPDELSTAQQLMETKISEQLQQLLTQPLPTQHHPNGYSGPSMTNVRKVRAFYESCVAVEANAGERRRFLMKILKDNGGLRNVPNSNWQHNRQWVQTLGELRRNYGLDILLGLEIDLNLQTMKGNTIYFGEPKLTIIPAEHCNALATRGAQVRDEVYELVQQQVTENLRDWFGMDTGEAARFAGDIIRFEFELCKQMGEQDIQKPEEEFPPAIQAQIYGARSRTGQERLRRQKGGMTLTELTSEMGNHLDFKMLVEVILESQYPSQVYLRSPEYVKHVVRTVKANNRITVGGYILYVALNELNQPPEEAPSQRARQCVLVTQRLFPQVLGEMFQRHVQRDNAKHDLDAVFNDVIKALEEQFHVEWMDENDRRAARTRLSQYRVSLPDYQSLDLTDLQFQKSEDYWRRLEIALKYRSHQQFEALRGNDFGHDADGLDAFEVRAALSPRQQMVLVGWGLLQAPYYNYYYPKSLKYALLGHRLASALVQAFDDEGWNNHPQATAQWNEVTMSGYRNASECQRAQYSSYLYNEPGEFRNATRLREIIADGSGLNLAFNAYLAWLEQQDHKLRPLLAKETLPELNFTNTQLFFIYFAQTRCWAKDNQEAILDSMPLMQHTPERWNVNGPLSNSAEFGREFGCALGTPMNSGDKCLVY; encoded by the coding sequence ATGAGAGCTACCAGAAGCGCTTGGTTGGGCTTTCTGCTCGAACTGCTGCTCCTCTTTGAAATCCAACTTTGCGATGTGACTGAAGCCCGACAAAACCATATGAATCGCATGCAGATGAGTGGAAACTTTCCAGACTCACGTGAGGAGCAACTGGTGCGCCAAAAAATAGCTACAGATGTGCAAAAGTATATGAACTTGAGCGTCGATCCCTGTACGGATTTCTTCGAGTACGCCTGTGGTCAGTGGGGCCGTTATCACAAGCGCCAGCTTCGTCCGGATGAGTTGTCCACTGCCCAGCAACTGATGGAGACCAAAATCTCGGAGCAATTGCAGCAGCTTCTCACCCAGCCACTGCCAACGCAACATCATCCCAACGGATATAGTGGACCCAGCATGACGAATGTGCGAAAAGTGCGTGCCTTCTACGAATCTTGCGTCGCAGTGGAAGCAAATGCCGGTGAGAGACGTCGTTTCCTAATGAAGATTCTCAAGGATAACGGCGGATTACGCAACGTTCCCAACTCCAACTGGCAGCACAACCGTCAGTGGGTACAAACACTGGGCGAATTGAGAAGGAACTACGGATTGGACATACTTTTGGGTCTGGAAATCGATCTGAATCTGCAGACCATGAAGGGGAATACCATATATTTTGGGGAGCCCAAGCTCACCATCATTCCAGCGGAGCACTGCAATGCCTTGGCCACGCGAGGAGCTCAGGTGCGAGATGAGGTCTACGAGCTGGTGCAGCAGCAAGTGACCGAGAACTTGCGCGATTGGTTTGGCATGGACACCGGAGAGGCGGCTAGATTCGCAGGAGATATTATCCGATTCGAGTTTGAGCTGTGCAAACAAATGGGAGAGCAGGATATTCAGAAGCCAGAGGAGGAGTTTCCACCCGCCATACAGGCGCAAATTTACGGCGCACGCTCGCGAACTGGTCAAGAGCGTCTGCGGCGCCAAAAAGGAGGAATGACCCTGACCGAGCTCACCAGCGAGATGGGCAATCACTTGGACTTCAAAATGTTGGTAGAGGTCATCCTGGAGAGTCAGTACCCATCCCAAGTCTATCTCCGTTCCCCGGAGTACGTTAAACATGTGGTGAGGACCGTTAAGGCCAATAACCGCATCACCGTTGGTGGCTACATTCTATACGTGGCCCTGAACGAACTCAATCAGCCGCCGGAGGAAGCACCATCACAACGTGCCCGCCAATGCGTCCTGGTGACGCAACGTCTCTTTCCGCAAGTTTTGGGTGAGATGTTCCAGCGCCATGTGCAGCGCGATAATGCGAAGCATGATCTGGACGCCGTATTCAACGATGTGATCAAGGCGCTCGAGGAGCAGTTCCACGTGGAATGGATGGACGAGAACGATCGCAGGGCGGCCAGAACCAGACTGTCACAATATCGAGTTTCTCTGCCGGATTACCAGAGTTTGGATCTCACCGATTTGCAGTTTCAGAAGTCAGAAGACTACTGGCGCCGTTTGGAGATTGCACTCAAGTATCGTTCCCATCAGCAGTTCGAAGCCCTCAGGGGCAACGATTTTGGTCATGATGCAGACGGTCTGGATGCGTTCGAGGTGCGAGCTGCTCTATCGCCCCGTCAGCAAATGGTCCTGGTTGGATGGGGTCTGCTGCAGGCTCCCTACTACAATTACTACTACCCGAAGTCTTTGAAATATGCGCTATTGGGCCACCGATTGGCCAGTGCATTGGTTCAGGCATTCGATGACGAGGGATGGAACAATCATCCACAGGCGACGGCCCAGTGGAATGAGGTGACCATGTCTGGTTACCGAAATGCCAGCGAGTGCCAGCGGGCTCAGTACAGCAGTTACTTGTACAATGAACCTGGCGAGTTTCGGAATGCCACCAGGCTAAGAGAGATTATAGCCGATGGCAGTGGTCTCAACTTGGCCTTCAATGCGTATTTGGCTTGGCTGGAGCAGCAGGATCACAAGCTACGTCCACTCCTGGCGAAGGAAACGCTACCGGAGTTGAATTTCACCAACACCCAGCTGTTCTTCATATACTTCGCACAGACGCGCTGCTGGGCAAAGGACAACCAGGAGGCCATCCTGGACTCGATGCCTCTGATGCAGCACACACCGGAGAGATGGAATGTCAATGGACCGCTCAGCAACTCCGCTGAATTTGGACGGGAGTTTGGCTGTGCCCTGGGCACACCGATGAATAGTGGCGACAAGTGTTTGGTTTACTGA